One part of the Alistipes onderdonkii genome encodes these proteins:
- a CDS encoding FAD-dependent oxidoreductase produces MFIGEFEKKRKSAKVCSRHSLVIVGGGLTGVCCAITAARAGTDVALIQDRPVLGGNASSEVRLWALGATSHMGNNNRWSREGGVIDEILVENTFRNREGNPVLFDMVLIDKVLSEPNITLYLNTCVYDAEISDRTVRSVTAFNPQTGTYHTIEGDLFADCSGDGALAYMAGAEYRMGAEDREEYGEKFAPDKNEYGELLGHSILFYIKDTGCPVRFEAPEFALKEVEELIPRLRNPEYFNTSQHGCKYWWLEYGGRLDTIRDTEKIKFELWKIVYGVWNHIKNSGKFPEMENYTLEWVGLFPGKRESRRFKGYYMLTQQDIIEQHEQYDAVSFGGWSIDLHPADGVYGTGRACNQWHSKGIYQIPYRCLVTPDVDNLFIGGRIISVSHVANGSTRVMCTAAHGGQAIGMAAAIALRDKLKPSDLIDKERIGELQSALLRTGHFLPGERFGRGMLPPTARITASSEFALRELHPDGTCFRLDCSAAELIPVSAPVPVISLTVKADKATRLTVELRSSSRRGNYTPDTTDKRLDFDLREGENRLTVDFGMRYDAPQYVFICFMANPDVSIPMSSEIVSGLTSVFNTVNPAVSNFGRQVPPEDIGVDTFEFWCPKRRPEGKNIALEFSAPLTCFGAENLLNGYFRPYIQPNGWIPAPDDETPSIRIDFGEEREIKQIRLFFDTDFDHALENVQMEHFDSVMPQCIRKYRITDSNGNLLSHTEGNHQSCNTIALDTPHRLRSIRFWPEDSEPGKHKALMGILVE; encoded by the coding sequence ATGTTTATCGGAGAATTCGAAAAAAAACGCAAATCGGCAAAAGTATGCAGCCGTCATAGTCTGGTGATCGTCGGCGGAGGCCTTACCGGCGTATGCTGCGCCATTACCGCAGCCCGTGCGGGCACCGACGTCGCACTGATTCAGGATCGTCCCGTGTTGGGCGGCAACGCTTCGAGCGAAGTCCGCCTGTGGGCACTGGGGGCCACCTCGCACATGGGCAATAACAATCGCTGGTCACGCGAAGGGGGCGTCATCGACGAAATACTGGTCGAGAACACGTTCCGCAACCGGGAAGGCAATCCCGTCCTGTTCGACATGGTGCTCATCGACAAGGTGCTCTCCGAGCCGAACATCACGCTTTACCTCAACACATGCGTATACGACGCCGAGATATCCGACCGCACCGTCAGATCGGTCACGGCGTTCAACCCGCAAACCGGAACGTACCACACGATCGAAGGCGATCTTTTCGCCGACTGTTCGGGTGACGGCGCGCTCGCCTACATGGCAGGAGCCGAATATCGCATGGGAGCCGAAGACCGCGAAGAATACGGGGAGAAGTTCGCACCCGACAAAAACGAATACGGCGAACTGCTGGGACACAGCATCCTGTTCTACATCAAGGACACGGGCTGCCCCGTACGCTTCGAAGCTCCCGAATTCGCTCTGAAGGAGGTTGAGGAGCTAATCCCTCGGCTCCGGAATCCGGAATATTTCAACACCTCGCAGCACGGCTGCAAATACTGGTGGCTGGAGTACGGCGGACGGCTGGACACGATCCGGGATACCGAAAAAATCAAATTCGAACTCTGGAAAATCGTCTACGGCGTTTGGAATCACATCAAAAATTCGGGCAAATTCCCGGAAATGGAGAATTACACGCTCGAATGGGTCGGGCTTTTCCCCGGCAAACGCGAAAGCCGGCGGTTCAAAGGCTATTACATGCTAACCCAGCAGGACATAATCGAACAGCATGAACAATACGACGCCGTTTCGTTCGGCGGCTGGTCGATCGACCTTCACCCCGCCGACGGCGTTTACGGCACAGGACGGGCCTGCAACCAGTGGCACAGCAAGGGCATCTACCAAATTCCTTACCGCTGTCTGGTGACGCCCGACGTAGACAACCTCTTCATCGGAGGCCGCATCATCAGCGTCAGCCATGTAGCCAACGGCTCCACGCGCGTCATGTGCACTGCCGCACACGGAGGTCAGGCGATCGGTATGGCGGCCGCAATCGCCCTGCGCGACAAACTCAAACCGTCCGACCTTATCGACAAGGAACGCATCGGCGAACTGCAGTCCGCACTGCTCCGAACCGGGCATTTTCTGCCGGGAGAGCGGTTCGGCCGCGGCATGCTGCCCCCGACAGCCCGGATTACCGCATCCAGCGAGTTTGCGCTCAGAGAATTGCACCCCGACGGCACCTGTTTCCGACTGGACTGCTCCGCCGCCGAGCTTATCCCGGTCAGCGCCCCGGTTCCGGTCATCAGTCTTACCGTAAAAGCGGACAAGGCGACCCGGCTGACGGTCGAACTGCGCAGTTCGTCGCGCAGGGGCAACTACACCCCGGACACGACCGACAAGCGGCTCGATTTCGACCTCCGGGAAGGAGAAAACAGGCTGACCGTCGATTTCGGAATGCGCTACGACGCACCGCAATACGTCTTCATCTGCTTCATGGCCAATCCCGACGTTAGCATTCCGATGAGTTCGGAGATCGTCTCCGGCCTGACTTCGGTATTCAATACCGTCAATCCCGCGGTCTCCAATTTCGGCAGGCAGGTTCCGCCAGAGGACATCGGAGTCGATACGTTCGAATTTTGGTGTCCCAAGCGCCGTCCCGAAGGAAAAAACATCGCACTCGAATTCTCCGCGCCGCTGACCTGCTTCGGGGCGGAGAACCTCCTCAATGGCTATTTCCGTCCCTACATACAGCCCAACGGCTGGATCCCGGCTCCCGACGACGAAACGCCGTCGATCCGCATCGATTTCGGCGAAGAGCGGGAGATCAAACAAATCCGGCTGTTCTTCGACACCGATTTCGACCACGCGCTGGAAAACGTGCAAATGGAGCATTTTGATTCGGTGATGCCCCAATGTATCCGCAAATACCGCATTACCGACAGCAACGGAAACCTCCTGTCCCACACGGAAGGAAACCACCAGAGCTGCAATACGATCGCATTGGACACTCCGCACAGGCTGCGTTCAATCCGCTTCTGGCCGGAAGATTCCGAACCCGGAAAACACAAGGCCCTGATGGGTATCCTTGTCGAATAA
- a CDS encoding beta-L-arabinofuranosidase domain-containing protein has protein sequence MKPHFKIFSAFVLLLSTACTSSDELTVRNKELEIRWEQTAEGWKISRITDRQGRCWGLPDGAYTILFSNEKPSTEPETITNRSGDTMDFDIARFHYIAKDFNKATSSVPMNRAGEALRFYPEKGWKKGRTVCFEARNELGRLRTTWSPDPDYPADIRVESVFYPTRKGYYSVSTPTLAILPEERLGWSVVPGFFQGDYIQPVFHLAYMYGQGLPHLPVVCNDNTVTTMITSMTEKGGNTLALIPDSGYSRSDYTGDKRMHGISWRCGLSHMNRQGELSPTLYYPVLGQDGSERQAGDSVRFGFRVSMTDKGWYELHKHAVYDIYGLGNSLALKHTAIPLYKRMKAIWDYILDDSLSFWRTADYKGLTIGAQDYLGGVVESDRDAMKNSDIGASWMLASMTGDPRLTEERLPFMRNFKLMQQAPADDPNYGAAMGQYYLWKKKKFVEEWGDHIEPIGITYYTLMDLGNILLFERDDSLLRNSFQAGAERLLSLQQADGGFAVAYGKHDGKPLFTDLQDLRPTFYGFVVAYELLGERKYLDAAVRGADWFVRNAVDKGAFTGVCGDARFINDFATGQAVQALLDVHDLTGEAKYREAALRTARMYTTSIYTHPTPSDREIEYKGRKMQEWQISQVGLCFEHGGCAGSAVKSGPILLTSHCGMFVRLYEETGDRLFLDLARAAATAREAHLAPDTHMATYYWSQFDRGPGPFPHHAWWQLGWIADYVFAEAEMRSGRQISFPRGFMTPKVGPQRIFGFKPGTVYGELANPAMVKGLFDADNTDIEVLSAITTDRNRLCLILMNSTPRKQHTTLTVHPAAIPGRRIDTASAADPATGRKIMPGNDGTFGITLPGYGIQTLKFDLEP, from the coding sequence ATGAAACCGCACTTCAAAATATTCTCCGCATTCGTCCTGTTGCTGTCGACCGCCTGCACATCCTCTGACGAATTGACCGTCAGGAACAAAGAACTGGAAATTCGCTGGGAGCAGACTGCGGAAGGATGGAAAATTTCACGGATTACCGACCGCCAAGGCCGTTGCTGGGGACTGCCCGACGGGGCGTATACGATACTCTTCAGCAACGAAAAGCCCTCGACGGAGCCGGAAACGATTACCAACCGCAGCGGCGACACCATGGACTTCGACATTGCACGGTTCCATTACATTGCCAAGGATTTCAACAAGGCGACCTCCTCCGTGCCGATGAACCGTGCGGGCGAAGCACTGCGCTTTTACCCTGAAAAAGGCTGGAAGAAGGGACGCACCGTCTGCTTCGAAGCCCGAAACGAACTGGGACGCCTGCGCACGACATGGAGTCCCGACCCGGATTATCCGGCGGACATACGCGTCGAAAGCGTATTCTATCCAACGCGTAAGGGATACTATTCGGTGAGCACACCCACACTGGCCATACTTCCCGAAGAGCGGCTCGGCTGGAGCGTTGTTCCGGGTTTCTTCCAAGGCGACTACATCCAGCCCGTATTCCACCTCGCCTACATGTACGGACAAGGGCTGCCCCACCTTCCGGTGGTATGCAACGACAATACGGTCACCACGATGATTACGTCCATGACCGAAAAAGGGGGAAATACACTGGCGCTAATTCCCGACAGTGGCTACTCCCGTTCCGATTATACGGGCGACAAGCGCATGCACGGCATCTCATGGCGGTGCGGCCTTTCGCACATGAACCGGCAGGGAGAACTCTCCCCGACGCTCTACTATCCGGTGCTCGGACAGGACGGATCAGAAAGGCAGGCAGGCGACTCCGTCCGATTTGGATTCCGCGTCAGCATGACGGACAAGGGATGGTATGAACTGCACAAACACGCCGTTTATGACATTTACGGTCTGGGAAACTCGCTCGCGCTCAAACATACGGCCATTCCTCTCTACAAGCGCATGAAAGCGATCTGGGACTACATTCTCGACGATTCGCTCTCTTTCTGGCGAACCGCCGATTACAAGGGGCTGACCATCGGAGCGCAGGACTATCTGGGGGGAGTCGTCGAATCCGACCGCGACGCCATGAAGAATTCCGACATCGGCGCATCGTGGATGCTCGCCTCGATGACTGGCGATCCACGGCTGACCGAAGAGCGGCTCCCCTTCATGCGCAATTTCAAACTGATGCAGCAGGCCCCGGCGGACGATCCCAACTACGGCGCGGCCATGGGACAGTATTACCTGTGGAAAAAGAAAAAGTTCGTCGAAGAATGGGGTGACCATATCGAACCTATCGGCATCACGTACTATACGCTCATGGACTTGGGAAACATCCTGCTTTTCGAGCGGGACGACTCGCTGCTGCGCAACAGCTTCCAAGCCGGAGCCGAACGGCTGCTGTCGTTGCAGCAGGCCGACGGCGGTTTTGCCGTGGCATACGGCAAACACGACGGGAAACCGCTGTTCACCGACCTGCAAGACCTTCGCCCCACGTTCTACGGCTTCGTCGTCGCCTACGAACTGCTCGGAGAACGGAAATACCTCGATGCCGCGGTACGGGGCGCCGACTGGTTCGTCCGCAACGCCGTGGACAAGGGAGCCTTCACCGGCGTCTGCGGCGACGCGCGTTTCATCAATGATTTCGCCACGGGACAGGCCGTGCAAGCCCTGCTCGACGTGCACGACCTGACCGGAGAGGCCAAATACCGGGAGGCCGCACTCCGCACGGCCCGGATGTACACCACGTCAATCTATACACACCCGACACCGAGCGACCGTGAAATCGAATACAAAGGGCGGAAGATGCAGGAATGGCAGATCAGTCAGGTCGGGCTCTGCTTCGAGCACGGTGGCTGTGCCGGATCGGCGGTCAAGAGCGGCCCGATCCTGCTCACCAGCCATTGCGGCATGTTCGTAAGGCTGTACGAAGAGACCGGTGACCGGCTTTTCCTCGACCTCGCGCGAGCTGCAGCCACAGCCCGCGAAGCGCACCTCGCACCAGACACGCATATGGCAACCTATTACTGGAGCCAGTTCGACCGAGGGCCCGGCCCCTTCCCGCACCATGCATGGTGGCAACTGGGATGGATCGCCGATTACGTCTTCGCCGAAGCAGAAATGCGGAGCGGCCGCCAAATTTCGTTTCCCCGCGGTTTCATGACCCCGAAAGTCGGGCCGCAGCGGATCTTCGGATTCAAACCGGGAACCGTATACGGAGAGCTGGCGAATCCGGCCATGGTCAAAGGACTGTTCGACGCAGACAATACCGACATCGAAGTTCTGTCGGCCATAACGACGGATCGGAACAGACTCTGTCTGATCCTGATGAACAGCACGCCCCGGAAACAGCATACGACGCTGACGGTGCATCCCGCGGCCATTCCCGGCAGGCGCATCGACACCGCTTCGGCCGCTGATCCCGCAACCGGCCGTAAAATCATGCCGGGCAACGACGGAACGTTCGGCATCACCCTTCCGGGCTACGGAATACAAACCCTGAAATTCGACCTCGAACCATGA
- a CDS encoding glycoside hydrolase family 97 protein — protein sequence MRKTAFFAFMALLSASCGSSAQKSPSGNIRAEVFADKEGLSYSVTHDGRTIIDTSAMGVTIDGTELFRDAVLRPAGTRKINETYSVTGRKAVSENRCNEYLFDVTHRPSGYTYQLQTRLYDDGFAYRFILPGDGKRIVNGEAAQWRPPHRSRVWFAERNSGWKLLTYAGEWISTTADSLHIVSRQGPVQTMPLLYQTPDEYVMITEAALYGYSGMRLRAEAGASLRADFTEQEGFELSGDIVTPWRVTIIARDLDALVNTDIITSLNPAPDPELFADTSWIVPGRSLWSWWSGIDGRFMTLEGEKRVIDTASSLGIEYSTIDDGWEERPDKWKFLQELTGYAESRGVGLFVWRHWEKLNDPADDYRQMRGFLDSVAAVGIKGVKVDFMNGEGIRQIDFNTHLLKNAARRRLLVNLHGCQKPTGEIRTYPNEITREGVRGIELNRITANYEKRMRDEGHAPNPNRYVPGDENQNIPASHNAALPFTRGILGAADYTPVAFTMPGGTTAAHQLAFALLLDSPLLTIAENPFVLSGDKRYRPALDIIRRLPTVWDETVVLLQSEIGRLAVIARRKAGTWYIAGVNTAPAAVTIPAGFIPATARKAQIVRDAADGSLQTAEVALPAPEPLVMQLPENAGFIVVLE from the coding sequence GTGAGAAAAACAGCATTTTTCGCCTTCATGGCCCTTCTGTCCGCAAGTTGCGGCAGTAGCGCACAAAAAAGTCCTTCGGGTAATATCCGGGCAGAGGTATTCGCCGACAAGGAAGGTCTCAGCTACAGCGTAACTCATGACGGCCGCACGATCATCGATACATCGGCCATGGGTGTAACCATCGACGGAACGGAGTTGTTCCGCGATGCGGTTCTGCGCCCGGCAGGCACACGAAAAATCAACGAAACCTATTCCGTCACGGGACGCAAAGCCGTGTCAGAGAATCGGTGCAATGAATACCTTTTCGACGTAACGCATCGCCCTTCGGGCTATACATATCAGCTCCAGACACGTCTCTACGACGACGGCTTCGCCTACCGGTTCATTCTGCCGGGAGACGGCAAACGGATCGTCAACGGGGAAGCGGCCCAATGGCGGCCACCCCACCGGAGCAGGGTATGGTTCGCCGAGCGGAACTCGGGATGGAAACTGCTCACCTATGCCGGCGAATGGATATCCACGACGGCCGACAGCCTGCACATCGTCTCCCGACAGGGGCCCGTGCAGACCATGCCGTTGCTCTACCAAACCCCTGACGAATACGTGATGATCACAGAAGCCGCGCTGTACGGCTACAGCGGCATGCGTTTGCGGGCAGAAGCCGGAGCCAGCCTGCGGGCCGACTTCACCGAGCAGGAGGGATTCGAGCTGTCGGGCGACATCGTCACCCCATGGCGCGTCACGATCATCGCCCGCGACCTCGATGCACTGGTAAACACCGACATCATCACGAGTCTCAATCCGGCTCCCGATCCGGAACTTTTCGCCGACACGTCGTGGATCGTGCCCGGACGTTCGTTATGGAGCTGGTGGAGCGGCATCGACGGCCGCTTCATGACCCTCGAAGGCGAAAAGCGGGTGATCGACACCGCATCGTCACTGGGCATCGAATACAGCACCATCGACGACGGTTGGGAAGAACGTCCCGACAAATGGAAATTCCTGCAGGAGTTGACCGGATACGCCGAATCCCGCGGCGTGGGACTATTCGTATGGCGCCACTGGGAGAAACTCAACGACCCGGCGGACGATTACCGCCAGATGCGCGGCTTTCTGGACTCGGTCGCAGCGGTCGGCATAAAGGGTGTCAAGGTGGATTTCATGAACGGCGAGGGCATACGCCAGATCGACTTCAATACCCACCTGCTGAAAAATGCGGCACGACGCAGACTGTTGGTCAACCTCCACGGCTGCCAGAAGCCGACGGGCGAAATCCGCACCTACCCCAATGAAATCACCCGCGAAGGCGTGCGGGGCATTGAACTCAACCGCATCACGGCCAACTACGAAAAACGGATGCGGGACGAAGGTCACGCCCCCAATCCGAACCGCTATGTGCCCGGCGACGAAAACCAGAACATTCCGGCCAGCCACAATGCTGCCCTGCCTTTCACACGCGGCATACTGGGCGCCGCAGACTACACTCCGGTCGCATTCACCATGCCCGGCGGCACGACGGCCGCCCATCAGCTGGCGTTCGCTCTGCTGCTCGACTCGCCGCTGTTGACGATCGCTGAAAATCCGTTCGTCCTCTCCGGCGACAAGCGTTACCGCCCTGCCCTCGACATCATCCGCCGTCTGCCGACGGTATGGGACGAAACAGTCGTATTACTGCAAAGCGAGATCGGACGGCTGGCCGTCATCGCCCGCCGCAAGGCCGGCACATGGTACATCGCCGGTGTGAACACCGCTCCCGCCGCGGTGACGATTCCCGCCGGATTCATCCCCGCGACGGCCCGAAAGGCGCAGATCGTCCGCGACGCGGCGGACGGTTCGCTGCAAACGGCCGAAGTCGCACTGCCGGCGCCGGAACCACTCGTCATGCAGTTGCCGGAGAATGCGGGATTTATCGTCGTGCTCGAATAA